One Aegilops tauschii subsp. strangulata cultivar AL8/78 chromosome 7, Aet v6.0, whole genome shotgun sequence genomic window carries:
- the LOC109735377 gene encoding CBBY-like protein isoform X1 produces the protein MNAMAATATASTSLPARTFSSARPVAWIAARCLPRRAGGGSMLSPSPLRSSAARTLRAEAARASAAGAGGAPAAALPAALLFDCDGVLVDTEKDGHRISFNETFAERELGVSWDVELYGELLKIGGGKERMTAYFNKTEWPAKAPKTDEERKEFVASLHKRKTELFMALIEKKLLPLRPGVQRLIDEALGKGVKVAVCSTSNEKAVSAIVSCLLGPDRAEKITIFAGDVVPRKKPDPAIYLLAATTLEVDPSSCVVVEDSNIGLSAAKAAGMKCIVTKSGYTADEDFVIADAVFDCIGDPPEGRFDLEFCANLLQKQFVS, from the exons ATGAACGCCAtggccgccaccgccaccgcctccACGTCGCTCCCGGCGAGGACCTTCTCAAGCGCCCGCCCCGTCGCATGGATCGCCGCCCGGTGCCTCCCAAGACGGGCAGGAGGAGGGAGCATGCTGTCGCCCTCTCCTCTCCGCTCATCCGCCGCGAGAACGCTGCGAGCGGAGGCAGCTCGCGCGTCCGCCGCGGGCGCGGGCGGAGCGCCGGCTGCAGCCCTGCCGGCGGCCCTGCTCTTCGACTGCGACGGCGTGCTCGTGGACACCGAGAAGGACGGCCACCGCATTTCCTTCAACGAGACGTTCGCCGAG AGGGAATTAGGTGTGAGCTGGGATGTTGAACTGTACGGAGAATTGCTCAAGATAGGCGGTGGGAAGGAAAG GATGACAGCATATTTCAACAAGACAGAGTGGCCAGCTAAAGCGCCAAAGACTGACGAAGAAAGAAAGGAATTCGTTGCTTCTCTTCACAAGAGGAAAACAGAATTGTTTATGGCCCTAATTGAGAAGAAGTTGCTTCCTCTCCGTCCAGGTGTTCAAAG GTTAATTGATGAAGCTCTAGGAAAAGGGGTGAAAGTTGCAGTATGCAGTACTTCAAATGAGAAAGCT GTTTCAGCAATAGTATCGTGCTTACTGGGGCCTGACCGAGCAGAAAAGATTACCATATTCGCTGGGGATGTGGTTCCTCGCAAAAAACCTGATCCG GCAATCTACTTGCTAGCAGCAACTACATTGGAAGTTGATCCATCTAG CTGTGTTGTTGTTGAAGACAGTAACATAGGGCTTTCAGCGGCCAAAGCTGCTGGTATGAAGTGCATTGTAACAAAAAGCGG GTACACCGCAGATGAGGACTTCGTGATAGCGGACGCCGTGTTCGATTGCATCGGCGACCCTCCGGAAGGGCGCTTCGATTTAGAGTTCTGCGCCAACCTCCTCCAGAAACAATTCGTGAGCTGA
- the LOC109735377 gene encoding CBBY-like protein isoform X2 yields the protein MNAMAATATASTSLPARTFSSARPVAWIAARCLPRRAGGGSMLSPSPLRSSAARTLRAEAARASAAGAGGAPAAALPAALLFDCDGVLVDTEKDGHRISFNETFAERELGVSWDVELYGELLKIGGGKERMTAYFNKTEWPAKAPKTDEERKEFVASLHKRKTELFMALIEKKLLPLRPGVQRLIDEALGKGVKVAVCSTSNEKAVSAIVSCLLGPDRAEKITIFAGDVVPRKKPDPAIYLLAATTLEVDPSSCVVVEDSNIGLSAAKAAGMKCIVTKSGYNFLSVKYFCMIVVVS from the exons ATGAACGCCAtggccgccaccgccaccgcctccACGTCGCTCCCGGCGAGGACCTTCTCAAGCGCCCGCCCCGTCGCATGGATCGCCGCCCGGTGCCTCCCAAGACGGGCAGGAGGAGGGAGCATGCTGTCGCCCTCTCCTCTCCGCTCATCCGCCGCGAGAACGCTGCGAGCGGAGGCAGCTCGCGCGTCCGCCGCGGGCGCGGGCGGAGCGCCGGCTGCAGCCCTGCCGGCGGCCCTGCTCTTCGACTGCGACGGCGTGCTCGTGGACACCGAGAAGGACGGCCACCGCATTTCCTTCAACGAGACGTTCGCCGAG AGGGAATTAGGTGTGAGCTGGGATGTTGAACTGTACGGAGAATTGCTCAAGATAGGCGGTGGGAAGGAAAG GATGACAGCATATTTCAACAAGACAGAGTGGCCAGCTAAAGCGCCAAAGACTGACGAAGAAAGAAAGGAATTCGTTGCTTCTCTTCACAAGAGGAAAACAGAATTGTTTATGGCCCTAATTGAGAAGAAGTTGCTTCCTCTCCGTCCAGGTGTTCAAAG GTTAATTGATGAAGCTCTAGGAAAAGGGGTGAAAGTTGCAGTATGCAGTACTTCAAATGAGAAAGCT GTTTCAGCAATAGTATCGTGCTTACTGGGGCCTGACCGAGCAGAAAAGATTACCATATTCGCTGGGGATGTGGTTCCTCGCAAAAAACCTGATCCG GCAATCTACTTGCTAGCAGCAACTACATTGGAAGTTGATCCATCTAG CTGTGTTGTTGTTGAAGACAGTAACATAGGGCTTTCAGCGGCCAAAGCTGCTGGTATGAAGTGCATTGTAACAAAAAGCGGGTATAACTTTCTATCTGTGAAGTACTTCTGTATGATAGTTG TGGTATCTTGA